Below is a window of Synechococcales cyanobacterium T60_A2020_003 DNA.
CCTTGGCGCGGTTAATTTCGGCTTGGGCGTCCTGTTCGGCTTCTTTGGCAACGTACACGGCTCGCTGTGCCCGCTGTTCGGCAATTTGTTTTTCTTCCACGGCGCGGGCAAACTCTGGCGAAAAGCTCAGGTCAACCACGCTAGTATCCAGGACGATCACCGCATATTTTTCAAGGCGATCGCTCAATGCCAGGTCAAAATCGTCCTTGAGTTCGTCCCGCTTCGTGATCGCTTCTTCGGCAGTGCGACGGGCAGCGGCAATTTTGAAGGATTCTTGGGTTTGGGGTGCGATCACCTTGCTCACCAAGTTTTGCAGCGTGCCCTGAGTCCGTCGAATTTCCACCACTTGATTCGGATCAAGGCGAAAGTTAATGGCAAAACTAGCGCTCAGGTTTTGTAAATCACGCGTCGAGCTTTGGGCAGGCACTTCAAACTTTTGCACCGTCACATCGTATACATCCACCCGCGATACGAAAGGGGGTTTTAGATGAATGCCTTCCTGTAACGCTCCGTCCTGGGCTTTACCCAGAACGCTGAGCACCCCCGCCTCGCCCGGATTAATCACCACAAAGGAATTGATCACTAGAAATAGGGCGATCGCCAAAAGACTGCCCAACAGCACTACCGTTGAGTTTTGAGTAGACTGACGCAAAAAAAATGCTCCTTAAATTCGGCGTTTAGTAACTGAGTTTCAGGGGAGTAACCGGAACGTCATCCATCGAGTCCACCGTCCGAATGCGGGCAATCCATCCGGCATCCTTCTGCTCTTTGCTCAAGTTTGCTTCGTAGGATTGGTGACACTCCTGGGCGCGGGTCTCGGTTTTACACGCAATACAAGCGGATACAATCCCCGACGGATCAATTTGCTCAACGACCCAAATTGCCATAGTTCCTCACTCCCAAATGATGAAAATCAATGCCCCTTCACTGTATCGAATGCCTAAAGGGTCTGCATAGGCAATGAGGCTAAATGCAGCAAATGTTCACCTGTGACCCGGCAGGTGCGCCAGTCGGATAAAACGGCTGCCCCCATCCGTTCATAAAATCCAATGGCAGGAGCGTTCCAATCCAGTACGCTCCACTCTAGCCGACCACAATCCCGTTCTACAGCAAGCTGAGCAAGCTGCTGAATCAGCGCTTTACCAATGCCGCGTCCGCGATACTCCGGCAAAACGAACAAATCTTCCAGGTAAAGTCCGGGTTTGGTCAGAAACGTTGAATAGTTGGTGAAAAACAGCGCAAAGCCAACCGACTGTTCCGCTATATCTGCGAGCAACGCCTCTACCACCGGGCGATCGCCAAACAGGTGATCTGTGAGTGCCTCTACGCTACCTGTTACCTCATGGGATAGCTTCTCATACTCCGCTAATGCCTGAATTAAGGCAAACACCGTTTCAGTATCGTTGGGCGTTGCCGGACGAACCACCACAGAATGAGTCATGCAGAATTTTGGGAAACACAGCTCTGCAAGTATAGCAACGGTCTAGAATCCAAGGCTCAGCGGGAATGTCAGGATATTGGTAAATCAGAGGATATGAGGGGCGATCGCCCCTACCCTTCTATCGCAGCCAGCCTTTTAACCGCGCGGAAATTTGGGGACGACGCAGTTTTCGCATCGCTTTGGTTTGAATTTGCCGTACCCGTTCGCGCGATAGGTTGAAGATAATGCCAACTTCTTCTAGCGTGTGGGTTTCCCCGGTTTTCAGACCGTAGCGCAGAGCAATAATGTCCCGTTCCCGTTCGCTGAGCACTTCCGACAGAACGCTGTAAATTTCCTGGCGCATCATGGCTTCGCTGGTTTTGGCTTCGGGAGACTGGGTAGTTCCGTCTTCCAGCAAGTCCATCAGCTCGGTATCTTCCCCTTTGCCCACCCGATGGTTGAGAGAGAGCGATCGCCGCCGCACCTGCTGCAACGTCCGCAGTTGTTCCACGGTCGTATCTAAGGCTTGAGCGAGTTCGGTCTCGCTGGGGTTGCGGTTCAACTCCCGTCGCAGATCTCGGTGGGCTTTCTTGAGCTTATTCAGCTTCTCAACAATGTGAATCGGTAAGCGAATAGTGCGGGCATCATTGGCAATGGTGCGGGTGATGCCTTGGCGAACCCACCAGTAGGCATAGGTGGAGAACTTATAGCCCTTATCTGGATCAAACTTCTCTGTAGCCCGATTGAGGCCGATCGCTCCTTCTTGGATCAGATCCAGGAACGGTACCCCCCGATTGAGATAGCGCTTGGCGATCGAAACCACCAGGCGCAGATTCGACCGAATCATCTGCCGCTTTGCGGTGCGGCTCACGTGCAATCGCTGATCAAGCTGCCGTTCGGTAAGATTCAGTTCAGCGGCGATCTCAGCTTTGGTGGGCGTTCTGTCTAACTCCTTCCGAAGGCGATCGCGCAACTGTTCCACATCCACCATGAAGCGTACACGCCGAGCTAGTTCGATCTCCTCTCCGGGCTTGAGAAGGGGATACCGAGCCATTTCCTTGAAAAACGCGCCGACGGCATCATCCGAAATGGTCTTGGTGTAGCCCATGGTTTGAGCCGTACCCAGCAGATCATCGGCATCGGCATCGTCACCGAATAGGGCAGGGTCAACCCCCTCATTTGAGGATGAATGTTCCACGCCAACATCTGGAACATTATCGTTAGAGGCGGAGTCCTCAGAATCATTGAATCCCTCACTGGAATCATCAAATCCCTCAAGAGATAGACGATCATCCAGATCGGCAAGCAAATGTTGCTCAAAATCTGAGGGGTTAACGCTTTCATTGTCATTCGTGTCGGTCAACGTGCGAAGAACATCCGGAGACGCGATCACATTACCAGAACCCCATTCGGCTGAATCATAGTCAAGAATAGCTTTCATACGCGTATGCACAGTGTTTGAGGGAGCAGTGAATTAAGGCTTACTACGAAAAATGCGGAATCTCTTCAAGTTCTTTTTTTGTTTTCAAGTTTAGAAATTGATTGATAGAAATCACCCGTGGGCTGCTTACAGATAACAACTCATTCTCAGGCAAGAACAGTGAATCACTGTTCTAATTGATAAAGATTTAAGGCTTCACCCACAAAATTCTTGTCCCACAAGAACATATGTTTTAGTCTTGAGCGAGAATCTTATGGGGCGGAGTCGCCTCTTGCCTATGTCATGCATCAGTAACCTCAGAAAGATGGAGACTGATGTATGAATTTTCATCCTTAGCTTCTGAGTGCAACGTAACCAAAAGCGTGAGGGTTCCACTTTCAGCACAACTACCCATAGCGTTTATATACCCTAACTGGACGTAAATCAACCTTAGGGATGGATGACGTCCTCTTTGCTTACGTCGAATCTACTACAAGAATTAAAAATGTCAATGGTTTTTCAAAACCTTCATATTTCTTCTAGATCGCCCCTTCTAGAACTTATCGGTTCGCAATGGTTTTTGGAGGGTTTATAGACGATGCGATCGCCCATTACGAGTGCTCTAAGTTGCAATTGATACCAAGGATGTCAGGCGATCTCAATACGGATTCCTTCGATGCGGAGATGATCCTAAATCGTTGGAGAGATTAGTAAGGGCGATCGCCCTCAGTCCCAAATGTATTCAAATCTTAACTTTGAAGATATGTAGCTACTCTGCAACGTGTATTCAATTTATTTGAAGTAATCTTTATCTTTGACTATCAGACGGCGGATGCGTAAGAGGCAGGACTGCCGATCAAACTGCTATGGCAAAATGCTAATAATTTTTAGATGTGGAAAAACATGGTTCGCTGATGAGCTGATAGCGCTGATTCTAGATTTTTTAAGTAAAGATAGCTACATTTTGCTGAAATTTATTCCTATGTACAAAGCGTGGGTTGGCTCTCTAGAGGGAGTTTCGTGAGTCGTTATTATCTTTTTAATATTGCTTTTTTGCAAACACAATGTTTGTTTTTTTACGAAGTTTGAGTTATGAACTAGTCCTTTTTTAGAGAAGATTAATAAGATTTTGGGTTGATGAAGTGTTCCAAAAAACTGATGGTTTCTAAGGATTTTTATTCTCAAGTCATGATGCTATTTTCTCATCGTTATAATTGCGCGGGCGATCGCTGAAATTACGCTATATTCTGTCTTTGTTGCTTGTCCTTTAGCCCTTGCAAGACGGAGGCTGGGTACGGTCTTGCACGGGACCAGACATAAAGGTTAGGAAGAATTCGGCAGAAATGGTCTATAGGGTGCACAAACCTGGTAGATTTGAGCGAGTATGGACAAGCAACAGTTGAGCAACATGAAAGTCCTAGTTATTGGTGGTGACGGTTATTGCGGTTGGGCAACAGCACTCTATCTATCCAACCGAGGGTACGAAGTCGGTATCTTAGACAGCTTGGTGCGTCGGCATTGGGACATGCAGCTTTGCAGCGATACCCTAACGCCGATTGCGCCCATTCAGACTCGAATTCAGCGATGGAAGGATCTCACGGGTAAGTCTATCGACCTCTTCATCGGAGACTTAACGGACTATGCCTTCTTGAATAGTGCGATGCAGACGTTTGAGCCGGATGCTGTGGTTCACTTTGGTGAACAGCGTTCTGCACCGTTCTCGATGATTGACCGAGAGCATGCGGTACTCACCCAGGTCAACAATGTGGTGGGTACGCTAAACCTCCTCTACGTAATGAAAGAAAGCTTCCCAGATTGCCACCTGGTCAAACTTGGAACCATGGGTGAGTACGGCACACCCAACATTGATATTGAGGAAGGCTACATTACCATTGAGCACAACGGACGTAAGGATACGCTGCCGTATCCGAAGCAGCCCGGTTCTTTCTACCACCTGAGTAAGGTTCACGATTCCCACAACATCCACTTCGCGTGCCGTGTTTGGGGACTTCGTGCCACCGACCTCAACCAGGGAATTGTGTACGGTGTCCTCACCGAAGAAACGGGTATGGATGAACTCCTGATCAACCGTTTCGACTATGACGGTGTGTTTGGAACGGCGCTCAACCGCTTCTGTATTCAGGCTGCCATCGGGCATCCCTTGACGGTATACGGTACGGGTGGACAAACTCGTGCTTTGCTCGATATTCGGGACACGGTTCGCTGTGTGGAATTGGCGATCGCCACCCCAGCCCAACCCGGTGAGTTCCGCGTATTCAACCAGTTCACCGAAATGTTCAGCATCCACGATCTGGCCATGCAGATTAAGAAAGCAGGCAATGCAGTAGGGCTGGATGTAGAAATCAACAACATCAGCAATCCACGGGTGGAGCTTGAAGAACACTATTTCAATGCGAAGAACACCAAGCTGATTGACCTCGGCTTGCAGCCTCACTACCTCTCGGATTCGCTGTTGGATTCATTGCTGAACTTCTGTGTGAAGTACAAAGATCGCGTTGATGAATCCCAAATTCTGCCCAAGGTATCTTGGCGTCGTTAAGGACTCCAAATGCCCGCCGATCGGAACGAACGCTCCTGTAGGAATCTAGCTGGAGTTGTTCTCACTCCGGTCGGCATTTGGGGCGATCGCCCCTATGCATCTAAAATTAATTTTTTCTAGATAAGACCTATGCGAATTGCGCTCTTTACGGAGACGTTTCTCCCCAAAGTTGACGGCATTGTGACCCGCCTGAGCCATACCGTTGAGCATCTTCAGCGGATGGGCGATCAGGTCTTGGTTGTGTCGCCAGATGGGGGACTCACCGAATACAAGGGCGCAAAAATCTACGGCGTACCGGGATTTCCATTGCCTCTCTATCCTGAGCTGAAGTTGGCCTTACCCCGTCCCTCAATTGGGCAAGCGCTGGAGGCGTTTCAGCCGGATTTGGTGCATGTGGTGAATCCGGCGGTGCTGGGACTGGCTGGACTGTATTACAGCAAGAGCTTGAATGTTCCCTTGATTGCGTCTTACCACACCCATTTGCCGAAGTATCTTGAGCATTACGGTCTGGGCATGTTGGAAGGGGTGATGTGGGAACTGCTGAAGGCTGCCCACAACCAAGCGCAGTTGAATCTTTGCACCTCTACGGCAATGCAGGACGAGCTAACAAGCCACGGGATTGAGCGGGTGGATGTGTGGCAGCGGGGTGTGGATACGGAGCTATTCCAGCCGCATTTATCGAGTGCTGAGATGCGATCGCACCTTAGCCAGGGGCATCCTGAACGTCCGCTGCTGCTCTACGTGGGGCGACTGTCTGCCGAAAAAGAAATTGACCGCATTAAGCCGATTCTCGAAGCCATTCCGGGGGCACGGTTAGCCCTGGTTGGCGATGGCCCCTACCGCCAGGAACTCGAAAAGCACTTTGCCGGAACACCGACTCATTTCGTCGGGTACTTAACAGGTGTTGATCTAGCGACGGCCTTTGCTTCGGCAGATGCGTTTATCTTCCCCTCGCGTACAGAAACCCTGGGTCTTGTACTTCTGGAAGCGATGGCGGCAGGCTGTCCCGTTGTGGCGGCGAATTCGGGAGGTATCCCGGATATTGTCACTGATGGCGTGAACGGCTACCTGTTTGACCCGAAGGATGATCAGGGGGCGATCGCGGCTGCCCAGCGCTTGCTGGCTCAGTCCTCGGAGCGGGAAACCTTGCGTCAGAATGCACGGTTAGAGGCGGAAAAATGGGGATGGGCGGCGGCTACCCAACAGCTCCGCGATTTTTACACCACCATTTTAGAGATGAATCGGTTGCCATCGGCGGCTTAACGGTTGGATGGGGCGATCGCCCCAATACCTGGACAAACAGTGCGGTTCTGAATTTTATGCAC
It encodes the following:
- a CDS encoding prohibitin family protein; its protein translation is MLGSLLAIALFLVINSFVVINPGEAGVLSVLGKAQDGALQEGIHLKPPFVSRVDVYDVTVQKFEVPAQSSTRDLQNLSASFAINFRLDPNQVVEIRRTQGTLQNLVSKVIAPQTQESFKIAAARRTAEEAITKRDELKDDFDLALSDRLEKYAVIVLDTSVVDLSFSPEFARAVEEKQIAEQRAQRAVYVAKEAEQDAQAEINRAKGKAEAQRLLAETLKAAGGELVLKKEAIEAWREGGAQMPRVLVTGDKAGGIPFLFNLGDESLTE
- a CDS encoding glycogen debranching protein; the protein is MAIWVVEQIDPSGIVSACIACKTETRAQECHQSYEANLSKEQKDAGWIARIRTVDSMDDVPVTPLKLSY
- a CDS encoding GNAT family N-acetyltransferase, whose translation is MTHSVVVRPATPNDTETVFALIQALAEYEKLSHEVTGSVEALTDHLFGDRPVVEALLADIAEQSVGFALFFTNYSTFLTKPGLYLEDLFVLPEYRGRGIGKALIQQLAQLAVERDCGRLEWSVLDWNAPAIGFYERMGAAVLSDWRTCRVTGEHLLHLASLPMQTL
- a CDS encoding RNA polymerase sigma factor, RpoD/SigA family: MDDRLSLEGFDDSSEGFNDSEDSASNDNVPDVGVEHSSSNEGVDPALFGDDADADDLLGTAQTMGYTKTISDDAVGAFFKEMARYPLLKPGEEIELARRVRFMVDVEQLRDRLRKELDRTPTKAEIAAELNLTERQLDQRLHVSRTAKRQMIRSNLRLVVSIAKRYLNRGVPFLDLIQEGAIGLNRATEKFDPDKGYKFSTYAYWWVRQGITRTIANDARTIRLPIHIVEKLNKLKKAHRDLRRELNRNPSETELAQALDTTVEQLRTLQQVRRRSLSLNHRVGKGEDTELMDLLEDGTTQSPEAKTSEAMMRQEIYSVLSEVLSERERDIIALRYGLKTGETHTLEEVGIIFNLSRERVRQIQTKAMRKLRRPQISARLKGWLR
- a CDS encoding NAD-dependent epimerase/dehydratase family protein: MKVLVIGGDGYCGWATALYLSNRGYEVGILDSLVRRHWDMQLCSDTLTPIAPIQTRIQRWKDLTGKSIDLFIGDLTDYAFLNSAMQTFEPDAVVHFGEQRSAPFSMIDREHAVLTQVNNVVGTLNLLYVMKESFPDCHLVKLGTMGEYGTPNIDIEEGYITIEHNGRKDTLPYPKQPGSFYHLSKVHDSHNIHFACRVWGLRATDLNQGIVYGVLTEETGMDELLINRFDYDGVFGTALNRFCIQAAIGHPLTVYGTGGQTRALLDIRDTVRCVELAIATPAQPGEFRVFNQFTEMFSIHDLAMQIKKAGNAVGLDVEINNISNPRVELEEHYFNAKNTKLIDLGLQPHYLSDSLLDSLLNFCVKYKDRVDESQILPKVSWRR
- a CDS encoding glycosyltransferase family 1 protein; its protein translation is MRIALFTETFLPKVDGIVTRLSHTVEHLQRMGDQVLVVSPDGGLTEYKGAKIYGVPGFPLPLYPELKLALPRPSIGQALEAFQPDLVHVVNPAVLGLAGLYYSKSLNVPLIASYHTHLPKYLEHYGLGMLEGVMWELLKAAHNQAQLNLCTSTAMQDELTSHGIERVDVWQRGVDTELFQPHLSSAEMRSHLSQGHPERPLLLYVGRLSAEKEIDRIKPILEAIPGARLALVGDGPYRQELEKHFAGTPTHFVGYLTGVDLATAFASADAFIFPSRTETLGLVLLEAMAAGCPVVAANSGGIPDIVTDGVNGYLFDPKDDQGAIAAAQRLLAQSSERETLRQNARLEAEKWGWAAATQQLRDFYTTILEMNRLPSAA